The following DNA comes from Sander lucioperca isolate FBNREF2018 chromosome 2, SLUC_FBN_1.2, whole genome shotgun sequence.
GTGGGTTTGAAATTGGATTAGTGTTGCTAGACTGGAGTGGGCCTTGAAGTATGCGCCAGTCAGGGTTTGGTGTCAATGGCCGGCTTCTGCTTAAGTACATATCACTGCATTATGATAATGGCTCGGGTGGTTGAGGCTGTTAAAATTCCATCCTGTCCCCAAAGACCAGTTAAAAACAGGGTCACAACCATTTTCTTTCTATGgtcacatttcattttattttcaaaatataaCAAAATTATCAATAACAAACACGCTATACTGAATATACAATCTTCTGTGCTGCAATAAATAACAATATATTGATAAAGGTTTTCACCAGAAACATCACAAGTCTGCAGTGCACATTAGGGATAGAAGTCATAGCCAAAGCTGCTCGGTCAGTGAACTAGAGTTAACAGACAGAGGAGTCCACCTGCTGATCCAGAAACACATCAAGATGCTTCAGTCGGGTTACAGACTGACGTCTGGGCCGCCGCTTCCCCTTTGCTCCAACGTCTGATGCTCCACATGACACATTTGGCACTTCGAGGACGTATAAAAACAGGTAAAATGTGCTTTACAGTCTTGTAATTCTCAAAAACAAATTCAGCCGCGTGCTTCCTTTCCCTGAGAGAGACgggaaagagaaggaggagggggagcgGACAGACAGAGGCGAGCAGACGAAAGGTCTCCCCTGAGGAACATTTCTAAAGACAATTTATATATTTTGGAGAGATAAACCATCTGCCTGTTTGCTCTTCTCGTAAATTTTCCAGTCAGTTTTACTGGTTTGTCTCAGTCACCGTCTCCCTGTtcgttctgtgtgtgttctttcgTAGCGTGCTGCCTGTCCTCAGCTCTGGACAAGTGCTTCAGACAGCTGTGTTCATATTGGGTCTTTGAGGGCGCCGGAGGCTTGATTCCTCTTTTGTTCTTGCCCTTAAATTTTAGAACCACTTTCGGGCCCTTTTGCTTCTTTATCTGCTAGCTACAGTCACTGGTGGATTCCTGAAATCGCTGCTGACCTTAAATATTCTACCAGCCAACGATGATTTTCTGGAGTAGAAAGGAACGTCCTCATGATGGTTGGTTTCCTGCTGAAGTTGATTAACTTACCAGCCACATACAAGTTTATCAGCATTTGACTGACAGTTATTTGGTGATTTTCCTGTTTCCCGCTCCTAGCCGACCACTATCTCTGCCTGTTCTTCAGGATGAAGTCCTTCTACGTGAGACAGTTACGTTTTGGGGTTCACTTCCAGCCGTTCATCTCTTTGAGCTTGCTGATGCTGGTCCCTTTGACAGgtgtggagggtgggggggtgtaAAGAGGCAGGATGGGGGTGCTACTGCGTTGTGTCCACAGCTTCTCGGTGGGGATTGTCCACACAGTACGAGAcgacttcttcttcttcggcTTGTCTGTCTTCTCTTTAGTAGTACCAGTCTTCTCTTTAGTAGTACCAGTCTTCTCTTTAGTAGTACCAGTTTTCTCTTTAGTAGTACCAGGGGACATGGACTGGAGAGGGAACAATTAGGAGGCAGGGTTAGGGCGACTTAAAGGGCATATGAGTTCGACTGACAGGGAGTGATGCTGCTTTGAAACAGGGTCAGTTTACCCTCTAAGTGATATCACCTTTTACTTTCTATCTAGATAATGCAAATCTATCCTGTCCTCACATTCATGTATGCTATATACCTGTACTGCTGCTTTCAGCTCTCctttctttttataaaaaaaaaagtaacatacacagcagcagagagtgAACCAGCTGAGTTTAGCCGCATTTCGTCCCGTCCCTGCGTAGCGGTTCTTCtttggcagcagcaggatgaagGACACCGCCAGAGACAGATGGTAGAAGCTGTGGACGTAGGCGTAGTCCCACTCCTGCAGTGGCGAGAATACAGCACATCATATTTAGGGTGATTTCATTAATCaatgtttaaatgtatttcAACATATGAAGAAATGCAACTAGACAGCcggctgcctttttttttttttaaatagttgtatattaatgaaaaacaacacattttgatAAAAGATAAAGCTGCAACTGAGCAACTTCAGacctttttaaatataaatggaAACAATATGTGATTAGTTAAACACTTGTCATGATCCTTGGCATTCAATAATATTGATGTGTTTGGAGgattagttttattttgatgaTAGTCACCTCAAAGTAGAAACGCAGCATCAGAGCGAGAGCACCGAAGCAGCAGCCTGGACCGACCTGCTGCGTGTACACTGTCTTCTCTGGATACACTGCCCTCAGCTGCTTCATCTTCTGCAGCTGAAACACCATCATTACAATGATTTCCACAgagtagacacacacaaagtccaACAGAGCGAGTGATTGATTTGATGGCAAGAGGAAAAAGAAGGGGCAAAAGAATGAGAGCAAAGTGAAGAGGAGGTGTGGAGGAAAAGAAGAGTACAAGGAAAGGacggaagaggagaagaagaaagacaGGTTGAAAAGAAGAATTAAAAAAGTGTGAAATGAGTAGAAGAAAGTGCAGAAGAAACTGAGGAGAAAAAGACGTTGAAAAAGGAGAGGACACAAGTAAAAGTTGTCGAAGGTGGAGATCAACAACGAGaagatagaaaaaaaatggtaaaaaagtAAAGATTTTTCCACATAAGCATACACTACTGTATGGTATCACCTGCAGTTTATTTACATCTACTCACCAAACCTGAATATAACCTGCTATTCTAAGGCCACTCACCCAtttgacagtgatgatgaagacAGCTGATCCGATGGGTCCAGAGTAGATCCCGTAGCCCCAGCGATCCTGGTAGATCCTCACAGCGATGGTCAGCACTCCAAACATGGTCATACTGGAGCGCTGGGGTTCATCAAAGTCGCCCAGAGCTGGGACAAGGAGACACATACTGCATGTGAGAcgtgaaaaataaatgtaactgcagtggtacatttatttttcaatataatCCAAGTTTCATTTTCAAGAGTTGTTGGTCTGCTCTCTACGGAAGGAGATTACAGATGAAGGGTGTACCATGGACCAAGGAAGAACCCCTTAAATGTATGCGGCTCCAAATCACGgggcggatacacaaattatttttcactttagttaacattgcgagatagaTATTATGTCAATGTTAAAATAACACGAGTCCTTACTTATCGAGGGACACAAAGCCCTTAGAACTCCGAAGAATCAGCACTGATATCAAATATGTAAGTACTAATGGCCATTTTACAATTacagctgaccaatcagtgaAGTCAGCTGTCGAAGCATTTGGCCCTTCAAAGCATGTGATTTAAAGCCCTTGAGGCAAAACCTTAAGTGcttagatggatagatgggagAGGAGCAAATGTatttgcgtgtgcgtgtgcgtgtgcgtgtgtgtgtgagatcataTGAGAGAGTAAAAGCAAGTAAGTCTGACCACAtgtgagctgaactcaaagatacAACATGTGTTATCAACAACTGTTGCAGGCAGAGCTGGTTGTTTTTAACCTTGTACTTGGGAAGTGTAGTTGCTGAATACTAACTTATCATCGTTATTTTCTTTGATGAGCGTGTTTTTAGTACCTGCTAGTTTGAATTTACACCAAACAAACCCAGAAGCAAGTTCCAATTTTTCATTGTGGAATCCAGACAGGTTGAAAGACTGGTACAGTAGTCATGTGTGAGCAGGATCTCAGTGTCTCTCTCAATGTCATATCATAATTATGGACTTTGATTATGGAAGAAACGTGTAGAAGAGGCCACTAACTAGTATGTAGCGTGTGGCAGACTGTTAACTAGGACTTACCTATCAGTGTGACCCACATGGAGAGAGCTGTGCCGTAAACACTAAAGTACTCCAGAACGTCGTATCTCATGAAACACAGGATGGAGAGGCCTGGTCCATCACATGCATGGTAGATCTACAGAAAGACAAGTCACAATGAGGTTAATGGTTTGTCAAATAGGTTATCAGTCAATTAACAACCTGTAGATAGAGTCCCATTTTCAACAGCACAATAAGTTGAGCCTATAgaaaatttggtaatcattaatAAGTGATTTCTTTCCATTAAAGTAAATATGTACCGTATACAACTTGTGAATTGGGTTGGGGCTTAATAGCTGTTTTAATGATGGATCTAGTTCCAAGTTGGTAAAACACCAAATTTGTTAAGCTCTGAGTCTAGCAAATCTTTTGtctcctctgtctttttttctcagcATATAGAGAGATCACAAATGAGTCATCTTTTTCGCAAAACTTTAGGTCCTTGTGTGTCAATATTTGTGTTTAAGTATCTCTTAGATATGAGGttatttatactttttgttACTTGGTGTTGTCAAATCCTAAATATATTCAATAAGGCATGGGTATGATTTATACTGGATTCAGATTCAATAAAATGCTACTAAACTCCAACCTTACTTCTGATTAAAATCCCTGAAGTGTATATTCTTTATGGATTCTTAGATTCATCAATAGCATGCTGCTGAGTtgaacagcaaatagaaaacaaaacccCTCATATAAGCaattttgaaaaatataaattcaCTCAGCTTACTGCATACTCAATCACGAAGATTTCACTCAAACACCACAATCAATGAAGCGCGAGCAAAGCAGATTCAGTCTATCACATGAAAACAGAACCACAAGCTCACCGCAGTGAAGAACATGGTGAAAAAGTAGACCATGGCCTCCATGTGGAAGCCCCTCTTGGCGGCCACACTGGCTGTAGGCAGAAACACCAGGCTGCTGACTGTCGGAAGCAGCATCTTGGCAATAAATGCGCCCATTGTGGAGGGACGGCAAACACAACTCAAATAGAAACTGTGAAGGCTTGTAGATGAGAAAATATCCCTTGGGCTTCAGAAGATCTTTGAAATTATCTTATAAGAAGATAAGTTATACACTGTGTACACTCAGTGGTGTGTTAAAGTgctaaattaataaaatgtgaTATCAACTAGGAAAGTAGATGTCCTCAGGTCCCTCAGTCCTTATCATGTGTGACGAGTGAGTCTAGTAGTGTGTGGATGAGCTACAGAATGTTTacagcacacatacactccCACGCAGCATGAACACACCCAGCTGTCCAGTTCGGCCCTTTAAAGTTTAAATGTCCCCCAGGCTGGCAGGTCCACCGGGGCCAGTGTCATGACTGGGCAGCTGTTTGCATACCAGTGAGACATGGGAGGGGCTGTGGTCAGGGAAAGTGCTAGCATGCCACTCTGTAGCATATCTACAGACTTCTTCCAGATGGGGTGAACACCATTATTCTCAGTATTTGTTTTACCTGTTTGTGGCAGAAGACAGAACAGTTTCACACAGCCTTTGTCGGTCAACAGGAAGTTTCAGCTGGGAAGGAGGAGAGTTTGAGACATGTTATGGCATGCGTCCAGCCTTTAGCAAGCCACTGAACACCAGTCCAGTCTCCATATAATTATTATGGTTATAATGTTCAATATATGGTAAAAGCTCGAGTAGgcaggtttttctttttgcGCCATTGGGTAGAAATCCCATAATAACCTTTCatcatattgtaattcaagtggtctgagagcaaactagacttctgcacctctTCTTGGAAATCCCTCTAACGGGAggctttggccaatcacaggtcattacATAGAGAGAGCGTATTGGCTGTTCTACACATGCAGATGCGCGTGCACGTCCCTTCAGATGGTGAAAGCCTGATTCAACGGCGTAAAATCCTGCAGAAAAATGTTGCTATTCCAGCATTAGCAACAACTGTCAACCTGCAAAGCAACCCAAAACAAGGAAGACAGACTTCTCAAAGAGAGTCCAGTCTAAAAGAGAGTCTGacaataaacacaataaaatgtGTCAATATCGGACAAAGCATTTCAGAGATGGACAGAAAGTGTTGCTTATAGTTTAGCTGTGGCTAATTCAAGTTCATGtttctgtagctagctagagcCTTGAATGACAGAATATCatctcaaagggctttacaaaGAAAACAGGTCATTGATTCATGTAGAATTGTCGCTATATAACGGCATCAGGATCACAATCACGATGGGGATGATTGCAATAATATATGAAGGGAGTTTTTGCCTGCCTACCCCAGCTTTAATGTACATGCTGTTCAGTTCTAGTTAAGAAAGTCCTTTATGGCTATGGACGCCATGTTCCAAGATGGTGCCCATTCAATCCAGTAAATGGCGCTCACCCAGCGCACGCGCCAAAGAAGCTTTCTCACTTTCTGGCTGTCTTCCTGGCTGTGTGGCTCCCTGCACACTCTCATCTCATGTACTTTACATTGAAGAGAAGAAGTCAGGCATGTAAAAATAGCTTTGCCAGGGcttggaaaaaaataatttaatatttatgatttaaaaaatgtataacacAAAGACTTAGATTTGACTTTGCATTCTAGGTGACCTGTCAAAAGTGTCTTTTGTAATGGTGGTCTATGTGGAAAATGCTTTTCTTTATCCAGCTCTATTAATACACCCATAACCGTAGAGTAGTAGCCATGCTAAGACTTTTGGTGAATCATCCAGTATCAACAGTCTGTTTGGGGAGTGGGACACTGAATCCCAAAGATGCTGATCTGCACCTGCTGTCCAACCTGTGACCTCCTTAGGACAGcaaggaatgaatgaatgaatgtgagAGGAAAAAATGTACAGTTGGTGAGTCCAGCTTTCTACAGCTCACTGCAGTTTGGAGACagtttgtggtttttatttgtcACTTCCTGTGGGGAGTATATTTTATGGCTGGCAATCTCGTGGAGGACATTACAACACTTGTCATGGGATTCTGTTTGTTGTGGCCGTGTGATTTGGTGTTGAGCCCACCCTGTTGACTAACTCCCATTACAGTAAAGTCATTTACCCACTGGGTAGGGTGGGAAATACTTCTGGTGTGGAAAATGCCCCTTTTCTGCTGCTCTGGCTGTGAGAAGAGCAGTAAAAACATATTAGATTTCATTGCCATTACTGTATCTCAATGTACAATTAGACCTCTGAAACAGCAATCAGATATTAGAGATCCTTTACTCGGGTATCAGACATGTTGACATACTAACCTGAGACCCAAGGGAATACAACAGGACCTTACCCAACCCGATTAGACAGAATATCATTTTGGACTCAGTCTGACTTTATTGGCTCTTAAAGGAATCTATAACATAATATACCACAAGAACTatgcgtacatttttttttgtgtaattcaagagaactgaccctttaaatcAAACAGTGTGTTAGCTGAACGTGTAAATAACAGCAACACGTTCTTGAGAATCGTAGATTTTATATAAACAGTGATCATGTGCCATATATGGCTGATACCTGTTTACCTTCTCTTAGtgaagccatatttgactctGTAGTGCACTTGTTCCCAGAGAGGATTTCTGTATGAACGTCTTAAATGATCCCGTGATGGTGGTGAGGCAGCAGTTGCCCTCCTCTACTCTCCTCTCAGCTGTCACACCTGCTCAAGGGCTCGAGGCAGTGACACAAAGGGTGCAGTATTGCTGAGGGGTTTCACCCCACGCCTCAGATTCTCCGAGTGCTTCAGGAACCCGAGCCGCCGGGGCCGAGGCTGGAAACAAACTCTCAGGCCTGATGGTTTTGGAGTTGCTGCGGTGGCCTAACCACGCCCTCTGCCGGGAACCTGTCTGCAAATTTAAGCATCCTGTTGAAACATGTCTGCAAACTTTCTTTGCTCCTGTTTAAAACTAACCAGTCTGACATAAAAAGACATTGTTTGAATTGCACAGTTTGTATTGTACAGTAgttagtttttttgtaatgtgcTCTTATAAGAGCACTTCAGCACAATTAAATAAGTGACATTCCTGCTGGCTCTACTGTGGTTGCAGGCCACTCTCATTGACCTTTGGTTTCCCAATGCGGTACCCAGCAGGGGGTTTACTACTTTCTATGAGAAGAATGTGCATGTGTCCTCCCCACCTGTGTATGAAAAGAAATTTGCTACAGTAAGATAAACTGATGCAGTAGCGTAAGTCTTCATTAGCACCACTGTCACTGTCACAGCATGAGGCCGATGACCTTAGATGACATCACCCTAAGCCCCTACTCACCCTCCAAGGCCTGGTCAAATAAGTCCTGGGTGTACTTTGGAATGTACCATGCGAAAGTGGGTTCCCTCCGTACATACTCCAAAACAGACATGGAGGACAGCAGGGTGGACAGCGGGTGCACATACAGCTCTGTTGCTACGATGCTTGGTCTCTGTGTTTACGGACATGTTTACACAGTTCACGTTTGCTGTACTTTCTGTCTTACATTTTGGGCCGCTGACCCTTGCAAGCATGGGAAGGTGATGCAGACCTCGCGGCTACACTGATGTAGAAAGTATGGTTGATACTGGATTTTTGAGGCTGATTCTGAGCTATGTTAGAGTTTTAGAAAGAAGCGATATTGATATGGATCccttcgatttttttttttagcaattgTAATACAAATTATTTTTACACTGAAGAAATCAACTCGcagtgctctctggtggacaaactatgtaatgGTGGCACTAACTCTAAATGATCTCAAATCTAGTTTGGCATGGTTTCTTGTTACTTTTTGACTAACATAAACCAGATACTATATAAGCTAAATAGGCTAATATTGGCCGATCAGTCTAGCTCTTATTTGAGCTTCATACAAAGAAGCATAGAAGAAGGAAATGCTTGTGTGCAAAAGTCGAATAGGTAGAATAATTACAAATTACCCTTTTTTAGTCACGTtataatatttgttttttattttgcttattTCAATTAATAACTAATTAAGAATAAGAATTTGTGACAATTGTTGAACCCAATGATTTCAATTTGTTGATGAtagtgaaatgtaaaaaacaaataaggATCTTCAGTTGACtggaagaaaagaggaaaaaaatattaTCTTAAACTACATGAATCAAACTTTGTTTTTGGCAGTGGTTCTATGATGCTTCATGCCAAAAAAAAGTACTGTCTACCAGGACAAAGTATTGTCCACCGAAGATCATCCTGACATCAGTattaatttcatttaaaattagtctatatccacgacgttccacttacGGAACTTccaccggatgtcactcttttcggatgtccgttttcggatgtcctgttaccttccgcttactttgtgttgtaattttaaactccggtcgatttctgaggactatggttgactgctcctcagatctctgcagggtaaatccagacagctagctagactactgtctaatctgagttttctgttacacgactaaaacaacctttgaacgtacacgttccaccaaaacaagttccttcccgaggctattttgcagcggcaccgcagcttcgctcggcgcttagcacctcccaagacgattgtcattagtttaaagaaatgtcaataaaccagagcacgtttttttcctATCTtggattgctgtgtggactagccagaccttcctctgcatcgctgtggaggaaggtctggcaatgcgagactagtataAAATTAAATCTGCAGCATCTCACCGAGAGAACCTTTTCTAGACTCACCAAATGTCTTGTTAATCTGAACTTTTGTGG
Coding sequences within:
- the mymk gene encoding protein myomaker, producing MGAFIAKMLLPTVSSLVFLPTASVAAKRGFHMEAMVYFFTMFFTAIYHACDGPGLSILCFMRYDVLEYFSVYGTALSMWVTLIALGDFDEPQRSSMTMFGVLTIAVRIYQDRWGYGIYSGPIGSAVFIITVKWLQKMKQLRAVYPEKTVYTQQVGPGCCFGALALMLRFYFEEWDYAYVHSFYHLSLAVSFILLLPKKNRYAGTGRNAAKLSWFTLCCCSMSPGTTKEKTGTTKEKTGTTKEKTGTTKEKTDKPKKKKSSRTVWTIPTEKLWTQRSSTPILPLYTPPPSTPVKGTSISKLKEMNGWK